The DNA region CTCTGGGAACGTTTTTTGATTACGGGATCGGGACGAAGAAGGCACCGTCGCGAGCTGTAGCGTGTTACAGGAAAGCTGCGAGGGTAGGAAACTCGGAGGCTCAGTTTAACCTGGGTCTGGCCTACTACGAAGGCCGTGGAGTGAAGCGAAACTATCGAGCCGCCTTCGGATGGTTCGTGAAATCAGCCAAGCAAAAAGTGCCTGAGGCGTTGCACATGCTGGGCTACTGCTATCGCTATGGTCGAGGCGTCAGGAAGGACGTTGCCAAAGGTTTTAGGTACGAGATGGCAGCCGCCAAGTTGGGCTATGGTGAAGCGCAGTTCTCAGTTGGGGTCTGCTTCAGTCGTGGCGAAGGTGTTTTAGAAAACCCGAAGGAAGCCATGAAATGGTATCTCAAAGCTGCACGGAAGGGGCACGACGATGCCGCGTACAATGTAGCGCACCTGTACGAGACCGGCCGTGGTGTTCGCCCTAATCCGCAGCAAGCGAAGTACTGGTCAGAACGAGCAAAGGAGTTCAAGAATCACAGCAGTGGGTGAACCTCATTCGTTCCGAAACCAGAACAAACGAAACCCTCCCGGAGTGAAATCTGGGAGGGTTTTTCTTTTAGCTGCCGAGGTTCTTTAGCGGCTGACGATCCTGCCAAATTACCGTCCTGCCGTGGCAGCGGCGGCCTTGTTCTGCGCGGCCGGAGGTGGTGCCTTTTTCTCCGAGGCTGGTGGCCCATATCTCAACCCATCGGTGACGGTGCCCCACATCTGCGCGGTGTTCGCAGATGTGGGGCTTTCCTTTGTGA from Clostridia bacterium includes:
- a CDS encoding tetratricopeptide repeat protein; the protein is MESRNKNANQQQQQQRGQMRNADGMFKSAMKLYLRNETNQNWHEVFAVMSDAAEAGSNEAVAALGTFFDYGIGTKKAPSRAVACYRKAARVGNSEAQFNLGLAYYEGRGVKRNYRAAFGWFVKSAKQKVPEALHMLGYCYRYGRGVRKDVAKGFRYEMAAAKLGYGEAQFSVGVCFSRGEGVLENPKEAMKWYLKAARKGHDDAAYNVAHLYETGRGVRPNPQQAKYWSERAKEFKNHSSG